Proteins found in one Planctomycetaceae bacterium genomic segment:
- a CDS encoding 2-oxo acid dehydrogenase subunit E2: MLTLRIPQRSKTVEEVTVGRWSKAEGGKLKKGETIVEIEAPDAIYQIAAAADCRLLKVLAGEGTVVAVGEPVALLGQPGEDTAKALAEIAAQAAAAAPAKTVKLAVAAARVDTSPPAPAGATHNSVVRVPESAATAAPHGDPQTTRVAMPPVSAGSPVVPVLMPQAGQSMEEGTIVAWRVKEGDQIKAGDIIFDVETDKATIEVEAVDAGRVARIVVPEGQTVEVKVPVAYLADSAGAVDAFLRGEAAPAAGVPEAPTAAPHGDPQTTRVAMPPSELPAGVTPILMPQAGQSMEEGTIVAWRVKEGDRVKVGDIIFDVETDKATIEVEAVDAGRVARIVAQEGETLEVKVPVAYMAEDDAAVDAFLRSGAAQGATLAAQGATLNSVERVPEAAPGTAQGLRDTHTGGVRGTLSGDGRVKASPAARKAAAERGIDLSAVPAGSGPGGRILSTDVAIAPTGAAAPAAGKVPAKPALGEPKRTKMSGMRKAIAKNLQASKQTIPHFYIKQTVRADALLAKYKQLKAAGEFKCTINDFVVAAVAKAVAEKPSFRSQVDGTDLLEYPNANVGMAVGVEGGLVVPVIASADKLSFRDLAAQTRRIVEQARSGKIENMGQGAITITNLGMFGITEFSAIINPPEAAILAVGAAHEEAVVENGQVKAAHVMTMILSVDHRVIDGVMAAEFVNRLRELLQDPEGLLNPKL; the protein is encoded by the coding sequence ATGCTGACATTGCGGATACCGCAGCGTTCCAAGACCGTTGAGGAAGTAACCGTGGGCCGATGGTCCAAGGCCGAGGGCGGCAAGCTCAAGAAGGGCGAAACGATCGTCGAGATCGAGGCCCCCGACGCGATCTATCAGATCGCCGCCGCCGCCGACTGCCGGTTGCTCAAGGTGCTGGCCGGCGAAGGCACGGTCGTGGCCGTTGGCGAGCCGGTGGCCCTGCTGGGCCAGCCTGGCGAGGACACCGCCAAAGCGCTGGCCGAGATCGCCGCCCAAGCCGCCGCGGCTGCCCCCGCCAAGACGGTCAAGCTCGCCGTGGCGGCAGCCCGTGTGGATACATCCCCGCCGGCGCCGGCGGGTGCCACGCACAACTCCGTTGTGCGTGTCCCTGAATCCGCGGCGACCGCTGCCCCTCATGGCGACCCGCAGACAACGCGTGTCGCCATGCCACCCGTATCGGCCGGTTCGCCTGTCGTGCCCGTGCTCATGCCCCAGGCCGGGCAGAGCATGGAAGAGGGAACCATCGTCGCCTGGCGCGTCAAGGAAGGCGACCAGATCAAAGCCGGCGACATTATCTTCGATGTCGAGACCGACAAGGCCACCATCGAAGTTGAAGCCGTCGACGCCGGGCGCGTCGCCCGAATCGTCGTGCCCGAGGGGCAGACCGTCGAAGTGAAAGTGCCCGTGGCGTATCTGGCGGACAGTGCGGGCGCTGTCGATGCGTTCCTGCGCGGCGAGGCTGCCCCCGCGGCGGGTGTCCCCGAAGCTCCGACCGCCGCACCCCATGGCGACCCGCAAACAACGCGTGTCGCCATGCCACCCAGTGAACTGCCGGCCGGCGTGACACCCATCCTCATGCCCCAGGCCGGGCAGAGCATGGAAGAAGGCACCATCGTCGCCTGGCGCGTGAAAGAAGGCGACCGCGTCAAGGTTGGCGATATCATCTTCGATGTCGAGACCGACAAGGCCACCATCGAAGTCGAAGCCGTTGACGCCGGGCGCGTCGCCCGCATCGTCGCCCAGGAAGGCGAAACGCTCGAAGTGAAAGTGCCCGTGGCGTACATGGCCGAGGACGACGCGGCGGTCGATGCATTTCTGCGCAGCGGCGCCGCCCAAGGCGCCACACTCGCCGCGCAGGGTGCCACGCTCAACTCCGTTGAGCGTGTCCCCGAAGCAGCGCCGGGGACTGCCCAGGGCCTCAGGGACACGCACACCGGAGGTGTGCGTGGCACCCTCTCAGGTGACGGTCGGGTCAAGGCCTCGCCCGCGGCGCGCAAAGCCGCCGCCGAGCGAGGAATCGATCTGTCCGCCGTGCCTGCCGGCAGTGGACCGGGTGGGCGAATCCTTTCGACCGATGTGGCCATCGCCCCGACTGGCGCGGCTGCGCCCGCTGCGGGCAAAGTCCCGGCCAAGCCTGCCTTGGGCGAGCCCAAACGTACGAAGATGTCCGGCATGCGAAAGGCCATCGCGAAAAATCTACAGGCCTCCAAGCAGACCATCCCGCATTTCTACATCAAGCAGACGGTGCGGGCCGACGCCCTGCTGGCCAAGTACAAACAGCTCAAAGCCGCCGGCGAGTTCAAGTGTACGATCAATGACTTTGTAGTCGCGGCCGTGGCCAAGGCTGTCGCCGAGAAGCCCAGCTTCCGCAGCCAGGTTGACGGGACCGATCTGCTGGAATATCCCAACGCCAACGTCGGCATGGCCGTGGGCGTCGAGGGCGGGCTGGTGGTGCCGGTCATCGCTTCGGCAGACAAGCTGAGCTTCCGCGACCTGGCTGCCCAGACGCGGCGCATCGTCGAGCAGGCCCGCAGCGGCAAGATCGAGAACATGGGCCAAGGCGCCATCACCATCACCAACCTGGGCATGTTCGGCATCACGGAGTTCTCCGCGATCATCAACCCGCCCGAGGCCGCCATCCTGGCCGTCGGGGCGGCGCACGAAGAAGCGGTCGTCGAGAACGGCCAGGTCAAGGCCGCCCATGTGATGACGATGATCCTCAGTGTGGACCATCGCGTGATCGACGGCGTGATGGCGGCGGAGTTTGTAAACAGGCTTAGGGAACTGCTGCAAGACCCCGAAGGCTTGTTAAATCCTAAACTCTAA